A single genomic interval of uncultured Sphaerochaeta sp. harbors:
- a CDS encoding aldo/keto reductase produces the protein MKKSSDLALGSWQFGPSHGFWTGSTTQASRLTISAAYKAGIRHFDTAPAYGNGLAEQLLGSVLSGKSAIIDTKFMPKHPSLVAQDVQKSLDRLKRASINTLYLHWPSSSVDLSPIVESAAGLIEQGKIQALGLSNTPLPLVQRLQGLPITFLQIPCSLLWTRGLEEYKEYAEKQSISLVGYSPLGLGLLSGKYPQRPNDSRGDLYVYQDRAYSVFLELLELLSFLAKEKALSMAQLALAWARSQDFASILVGARSPQQLFPLLDTDVISLDEGEKRLLDEVAGRLSACAPPSWDNLFGHRW, from the coding sequence ATGAAGAAGAGCTCTGACCTGGCTCTGGGAAGCTGGCAATTCGGTCCCAGCCATGGGTTTTGGACCGGGAGCACCACACAAGCTTCCCGTCTTACTATCAGCGCTGCATACAAGGCAGGTATCAGGCATTTTGATACCGCCCCAGCGTATGGAAATGGCCTTGCCGAGCAACTGCTCGGTTCGGTCCTCTCTGGAAAATCAGCCATCATTGATACAAAATTCATGCCCAAGCACCCCAGCTTGGTGGCTCAAGATGTCCAGAAAAGCCTCGACCGTCTTAAGAGAGCCTCGATCAATACCCTGTACCTACACTGGCCTAGTTCTTCGGTAGACCTTAGCCCAATCGTGGAATCAGCAGCAGGTCTTATCGAGCAAGGGAAAATTCAAGCTCTTGGACTTTCCAATACCCCTCTCCCCTTGGTGCAAAGGTTGCAGGGTCTTCCCATCACGTTCCTGCAAATACCTTGTTCGCTCCTGTGGACAAGGGGACTGGAAGAGTATAAGGAGTATGCAGAGAAACAAAGCATCTCCTTAGTGGGATACAGTCCCCTGGGTCTAGGATTGCTAAGCGGTAAGTACCCCCAGAGGCCCAATGACAGCAGGGGGGATCTCTATGTTTACCAAGACAGAGCCTATTCGGTATTCTTGGAATTGCTTGAGCTACTCTCTTTCCTCGCAAAAGAAAAAGCACTTAGCATGGCTCAACTTGCCCTGGCCTGGGCCCGGAGCCAGGATTTTGCAAGCATCCTTGTTGGAGCACGTTCACCACAGCAGCTATTCCCGCTCCTGGATACCGATGTAATCAGCCTTGACGAAGGAGAGAAAAGGTTGTTGGATGAAGTGGCAGGACGATTAAGTGCATGCGCTCCCCCTTCATGGGACAATCTTTTCGGACATAGGTGGTAG
- a CDS encoding thymidine kinase: MARIEQKIESADFLKSLGFPTLDVHETFSHFDFTSPGRRVLLIGPMGSGKTEFAARVWRDAAIAQRKGEKVRNLTSSGPVDRRKVFFIRSEIDGTRFTDYPEDALCYRSGYVSCGENIARIRDSFGLERVLQDNPTVGTFIIDEASFFDERLAYVVRNHSYERGVMFIFPTLILNFRRDLFNSTARLMLDIATDVIPLTAYCEHPDCISDAFYTYRYYQVEGKECPALYFDPLIIVGGDSHKDSSLEPNYAARCDVHHYLPGKEYTFFHLKPLGELASRGDEKPLRNELAALKGDIEQSMLYENFCERYRGKTDEEIFFNALLPQNIAEKALVFLFCEQNLVPEEVLLRLVSELELDTNYLSKVLSDNKRPVSFEQPLLL; encoded by the coding sequence ATGGCGCGAATTGAACAGAAGATTGAAAGTGCCGATTTCCTCAAAAGCCTGGGGTTTCCCACGCTTGATGTCCATGAAACATTCTCGCATTTTGATTTCACCTCGCCCGGGCGAAGGGTCCTGCTGATAGGACCCATGGGCTCGGGCAAGACTGAGTTTGCAGCACGGGTATGGCGGGATGCTGCCATTGCACAGAGGAAGGGAGAGAAGGTAAGAAACCTGACCAGCAGTGGGCCGGTTGATCGCCGAAAGGTCTTCTTCATCCGTTCCGAGATCGATGGTACCCGGTTTACCGATTATCCTGAGGATGCTCTCTGCTACCGCAGCGGATATGTAAGCTGTGGGGAGAATATTGCGAGAATCAGGGACTCTTTTGGTTTGGAGAGAGTGCTTCAGGACAATCCAACTGTGGGAACCTTTATCATTGATGAAGCATCATTCTTTGATGAAAGGCTTGCCTATGTGGTCCGTAATCATAGTTATGAACGTGGGGTTATGTTCATATTCCCTACCTTAATCCTGAACTTCCGTCGGGACCTGTTCAATTCCACTGCACGGTTGATGCTCGATATCGCAACAGATGTAATCCCACTTACTGCGTATTGTGAACATCCAGACTGTATCAGTGATGCCTTCTATACCTATCGATACTACCAGGTGGAAGGAAAGGAGTGCCCGGCACTCTATTTCGATCCTCTGATCATCGTTGGTGGGGATTCCCATAAGGATAGCTCTCTGGAACCGAACTATGCCGCTCGTTGTGATGTACATCACTACCTTCCCGGGAAAGAGTATACCTTCTTCCACCTCAAACCACTGGGTGAGCTTGCATCCCGTGGGGATGAGAAACCATTGAGAAATGAACTTGCTGCACTGAAGGGAGATATTGAGCAATCGATGCTCTATGAGAACTTCTGTGAACGTTACCGGGGTAAGACAGACGAAGAAATCTTCTTCAATGCCCTTCTTCCACAGAATATTGCGGAAAAGGCACTGGTATTTCTCTTCTGTGAGCAGAATCTTGTACCGGAAGAGGTGCTGCTTCGCTTGGTTTCAGAGCTTGAGCTGGATACCAACTACCTTTCCAAGGTCCTTTCTGACAACAAGCGGCCTGTCTCCTTCGAGCAGCCGCTCTTGTTGTAG
- a CDS encoding iron ABC transporter permease translates to MFTKKRILQFCAAALIFLLADFWMYSTLSSDFRSYEAERNFNEIELFAQTVPDERTPQDFARWVPTVKDIIPGARALYLTFDEQSFNFIPESGSETVNALFQAYSSTPEFQKAMESVYYLEPMKLGSTYQADYSLDPGTISADIIKSQVYFVPVVDETGYQVSGAAMILVPSSTATGYSNLLKTLFIAAAVVFLGILLVLTFTRDPLTGFMVLGLFGIVIVFIAYPLIEAIRLSFMKDGVFSLQTWKESLSPTYMVALWGSLRLGVLTATISTLVGFMFAFLIERTSFKKKKLMTTMATMPVISPPFSLSLSIILLFGNNGLISKQLLHLNTSIYGLGGLTIVQVIGMFPIAFMTISGVLRQIDSTVEDASLDLSATRWQTFKEITLPLSVPGILSAWLLVFTNSLADFANPLLLSGDYRVLSTEAYMLVTGRSNLGAGSALSFILLMPTLTAFLVQRNWVAKKSYVTVTGKPSTTLTELTNKPVRVALETFSWIFLGFIASLYLTIVAGCFVVNWGIDYSFTLANWGEAVSRGWTSIRDTVTLAAIATPTAGLLAMLAAMLIVRKKFPGKRFLEMLIMTPYAIPGTLIGISYILAFNRQPLLLVGTGAIIVINYVIRELPVGLENGITALHQIDPAIEESAADLGADVPTVFKTIVLPLIRPAFLSSMSYTFVRSMTAVSAIIFLISARWNHLTVLIFNFSENLRFGLASVLSTILIVIVLSVWGLMQVVVRDDKLTQKTISTR, encoded by the coding sequence ATGTTTACAAAAAAACGCATCCTTCAGTTCTGCGCTGCAGCGCTGATATTCCTGCTGGCTGATTTCTGGATGTACAGCACACTCTCTTCTGATTTCAGATCATATGAAGCAGAGCGTAATTTCAATGAAATTGAGCTGTTCGCGCAAACAGTTCCCGACGAGAGGACCCCACAGGATTTTGCCCGTTGGGTTCCAACGGTTAAAGACATCATCCCAGGGGCGAGGGCACTCTACCTTACCTTTGATGAACAGAGCTTCAACTTTATTCCTGAAAGTGGATCTGAGACGGTAAATGCTTTATTCCAAGCGTATAGCAGCACTCCTGAATTCCAAAAGGCCATGGAGAGTGTCTACTATCTGGAGCCAATGAAGCTTGGATCAACGTATCAAGCTGATTATAGCCTGGACCCTGGTACGATTAGCGCAGATATCATTAAAAGCCAGGTATACTTTGTACCCGTTGTAGATGAGACAGGGTATCAGGTATCCGGAGCTGCAATGATTCTTGTCCCTTCCAGTACTGCCACTGGATACAGCAACTTGCTCAAGACCCTGTTCATTGCCGCGGCAGTGGTGTTCTTGGGTATTCTCCTTGTACTTACCTTTACCCGTGATCCATTGACGGGATTCATGGTACTGGGATTATTTGGCATTGTCATTGTCTTTATCGCTTACCCCTTGATAGAGGCCATCAGGCTCTCCTTCATGAAAGATGGGGTATTCAGCCTACAGACATGGAAAGAGAGTCTTTCCCCTACCTATATGGTGGCGCTGTGGGGATCGCTTAGATTGGGTGTACTTACAGCTACTATTTCCACGCTGGTAGGCTTCATGTTTGCCTTCCTGATTGAACGGACAAGTTTCAAGAAAAAGAAATTGATGACCACCATGGCAACCATGCCGGTCATATCTCCCCCGTTCAGTCTCTCCCTCTCCATCATTCTATTGTTTGGTAACAATGGACTGATCAGTAAACAATTGCTTCACCTGAATACCTCCATTTATGGCTTGGGTGGCCTGACCATCGTACAGGTAATTGGAATGTTCCCTATCGCATTCATGACGATCAGTGGGGTATTGAGGCAGATTGATTCCACAGTTGAAGATGCCTCCCTCGACTTGAGCGCTACCAGATGGCAGACATTCAAGGAGATAACCCTCCCACTCTCTGTTCCTGGCATTCTATCGGCTTGGCTGTTGGTTTTCACCAACTCCTTGGCTGATTTTGCAAACCCACTGTTGCTGAGCGGTGACTACCGGGTACTCTCCACGGAAGCGTATATGCTGGTTACCGGCCGTAGTAATCTTGGTGCCGGTTCCGCACTCTCCTTTATCCTCCTGATGCCGACTCTCACTGCGTTCTTGGTGCAGCGCAACTGGGTTGCAAAAAAGAGTTATGTAACGGTAACAGGAAAACCCTCCACCACGCTTACCGAACTCACCAACAAGCCGGTCAGGGTTGCCCTGGAAACCTTCTCCTGGATTTTCCTTGGCTTCATTGCCTCTCTCTACCTGACCATCGTGGCAGGTTGTTTCGTGGTCAACTGGGGTATCGACTACTCCTTCACCCTGGCCAACTGGGGAGAAGCAGTCTCTCGTGGATGGACCTCCATTCGTGACACGGTAACTCTGGCAGCCATCGCAACACCGACAGCAGGGCTATTGGCCATGCTTGCCGCAATGTTGATAGTAAGAAAGAAATTCCCAGGAAAACGATTTCTTGAGATGTTGATCATGACTCCCTATGCCATTCCTGGTACCTTGATCGGTATCAGTTACATCCTGGCATTCAACCGGCAGCCACTCTTGCTGGTAGGAACTGGAGCGATCATTGTCATAAACTACGTAATTAGAGAACTACCGGTAGGACTGGAGAATGGCATTACTGCCCTTCACCAGATTGATCCGGCAATTGAAGAGAGCGCAGCTGACCTGGGTGCTGATGTACCTACAGTCTTCAAGACGATCGTCCTTCCCTTGATCCGTCCGGCATTCCTGTCCAGCATGTCCTACACCTTTGTACGGTCCATGACTGCTGTCAGTGCCATCATCTTCTTGATTTCGGCTCGCTGGAATCACCTGACCGTTCTGATTTTCAACTTCTCTGAGAATCTTCGTTTCGGTCTCGCCAGCGTCTTGTCAACCATCCTCATCGTCATCGTCCTCTCTGTCTGGGGTCTGATGCAGGTTGTGGTTCGTGATGACAAGCTCACCCAGAAAACTATTTCAACCCGCTAA
- a CDS encoding ABC transporter substrate-binding protein, with amino-acid sequence MKKTIALVLALAMLVPALFAQGGQEAAPAPAAIETAAPVAAAASGSINAYTTLEEPLAAKLFQLFEQETGIKVNFVRLSGGETVARLEAEASNPQASIWVGGVGLDHITAKSKGLTTPYVSRYTSKTPEQFRDPDNFYIGLYVGPLTFVTNLDRAAELGIDPPKSWADLLKPEYKGYIRMANPNSSGTAYNTLTTVLDIFGTEDKMIEYMKELDKNIDQYTKSGSAPGKSVATGEIPVAIGYAHDQVKLKAAGSPIVITAPSEGTGYELASMSLVKGGPDTVNAKKLYDWVLSSPVAQKTFTEWYVVLVAEGAAKHPDALSINEIKTVNQDMAWDGDKVNKTRLLDRWTNEIGNKR; translated from the coding sequence ATGAAAAAAACTATTGCTTTGGTTTTGGCTCTCGCAATGCTCGTACCTGCACTGTTCGCACAGGGTGGCCAAGAGGCTGCACCTGCACCAGCTGCAATTGAGACTGCTGCTCCTGTGGCGGCTGCTGCTTCAGGAAGCATCAATGCCTATACGACGCTTGAAGAACCTCTTGCTGCAAAACTGTTCCAGCTGTTTGAACAAGAGACTGGTATCAAGGTTAATTTTGTTCGTCTCAGTGGTGGAGAGACGGTAGCCCGACTTGAGGCCGAGGCATCCAATCCCCAGGCATCCATCTGGGTTGGTGGTGTTGGACTTGACCACATCACCGCAAAGAGCAAAGGCTTGACTACCCCGTATGTAAGCCGCTACACGTCCAAGACCCCTGAGCAGTTCCGTGACCCGGATAACTTCTACATCGGTCTCTACGTTGGTCCTCTCACCTTCGTGACCAACCTTGACCGTGCAGCAGAGCTTGGAATCGATCCCCCCAAGAGTTGGGCCGACCTTCTCAAGCCTGAGTACAAGGGATATATCCGCATGGCAAACCCCAACTCTTCCGGTACTGCATACAACACCTTGACCACGGTTCTCGATATTTTTGGAACCGAAGACAAGATGATTGAGTACATGAAGGAACTGGACAAGAACATCGACCAGTACACCAAGAGCGGAAGTGCTCCTGGCAAGAGCGTTGCTACCGGTGAAATCCCTGTTGCTATCGGTTATGCACATGACCAAGTCAAGCTCAAGGCAGCTGGATCCCCAATCGTTATCACCGCACCTTCTGAAGGAACCGGTTACGAGCTGGCAAGCATGTCCTTGGTAAAGGGTGGCCCGGATACTGTCAATGCAAAGAAATTGTATGACTGGGTTCTCTCCAGTCCGGTTGCCCAGAAAACCTTTACTGAATGGTACGTAGTACTGGTAGCCGAAGGTGCCGCCAAGCATCCGGATGCGCTATCCATCAATGAGATCAAAACAGTCAACCAGGATATGGCTTGGGACGGAGACAAGGTCAACAAGACCCGTTTGCTTGACCGCTGGACCAATGAGATCGGAAACAAGAGATAA
- a CDS encoding 8-oxo-dGTP diphosphatase codes for MILQTIEQYYTWALIAILLLNLAQRKIPGTYKKRFATIYLASILLLFEVGVVVILSRDLNHNLGWLVAIICAGLLFLLRKRALPFRFHCVECDKRLDFNHIIGHDDNLCQECHYKAHPEEAKAEEEKKKELAQPEEAEEDARYRDAASVADIDWDLWEPKEVCVITYLFNDDQVLLIDKKTGLGSGLVNAPGGHIEETETALEAAKREFSEETGLEVDDLRMVGKLNFQFRDGLSERGYVYFAHSFSGELQETDEARPFWCPVSEIPYDKMWEDDIHWLPLAMEGKRFEGSFIFDGQVMVDKLVTTEEDDEEEL; via the coding sequence ATGATTCTTCAAACCATCGAACAATACTATACTTGGGCTCTGATCGCTATCCTTTTACTCAATCTTGCCCAACGAAAAATTCCGGGAACCTATAAAAAACGGTTTGCCACCATCTACCTGGCCTCCATCTTGCTTCTTTTTGAAGTAGGAGTGGTAGTCATACTCTCCAGGGATCTGAACCACAACCTCGGTTGGTTGGTAGCCATTATCTGTGCAGGGCTTCTCTTCCTATTGAGAAAGAGAGCCCTTCCTTTCCGTTTCCACTGCGTTGAGTGTGACAAGCGACTTGATTTCAACCATATCATTGGTCATGACGACAATCTTTGCCAGGAGTGCCACTACAAGGCTCATCCTGAGGAAGCCAAGGCGGAAGAAGAAAAGAAGAAAGAGCTTGCACAACCAGAAGAGGCAGAAGAGGATGCACGCTATCGTGACGCGGCCTCAGTTGCAGACATTGACTGGGATCTGTGGGAACCTAAGGAAGTATGTGTCATCACCTATCTGTTCAATGATGATCAAGTGCTTCTTATTGACAAGAAAACCGGCCTGGGCTCTGGACTGGTGAACGCTCCCGGTGGCCATATTGAAGAGACTGAAACCGCTCTTGAAGCTGCAAAACGCGAATTTAGTGAGGAGACTGGCCTTGAGGTTGATGACCTACGCATGGTTGGAAAGCTTAACTTCCAGTTCCGTGATGGTCTTTCAGAGAGAGGATATGTCTATTTTGCTCACTCCTTCAGTGGAGAACTCCAAGAAACCGATGAAGCACGCCCCTTCTGGTGTCCGGTAAGTGAAATCCCCTATGACAAGATGTGGGAGGATGATATTCATTGGCTTCCGCTTGCCATGGAAGGAAAGCGCTTTGAAGGTTCCTTCATCTTCGATGGACAGGTAATGGTAGACAAATTGGTCACCACCGAAGAGGACGATGAAGAAGAGCTCTGA
- the deoC gene encoding deoxyribose-phosphate aldolase, with protein sequence MKQEDVAKYIDHTVLAASATRPMIEKLCKEAAQYHFASVCVNSCWVPLCVKLLEKSDVKVCTVVGFPLGAMATESKAFEAKTAVKAGAEEVDMVINIGFLKNHDDDLVQDDIAAVKKACGNAHLKVIIETCLLNEEEKVRACRLAKASGADFVKTSTGFSTGGATAKDIALMRKTVGPELGVKASGGVRTYEDAIAMIEAGATRIGASSGIAIVEGSHGAN encoded by the coding sequence ATGAAACAAGAAGATGTCGCTAAATACATCGATCACACGGTGCTCGCAGCTTCTGCGACTCGTCCTATGATAGAGAAACTTTGCAAGGAAGCAGCCCAATATCATTTTGCTTCAGTATGTGTAAACAGTTGCTGGGTGCCGCTCTGTGTTAAATTGTTGGAAAAGAGCGATGTAAAAGTTTGTACCGTGGTTGGGTTCCCCTTGGGTGCAATGGCTACAGAGAGTAAAGCCTTTGAGGCCAAGACAGCAGTGAAAGCTGGAGCCGAAGAGGTTGATATGGTCATCAACATCGGGTTCTTGAAGAACCATGATGATGATTTGGTACAGGATGATATTGCTGCAGTGAAGAAGGCTTGTGGAAATGCACACCTGAAAGTCATCATCGAGACCTGTCTTTTGAATGAAGAGGAAAAAGTACGTGCCTGTAGGTTGGCAAAAGCCAGCGGTGCAGATTTTGTAAAGACTTCTACCGGTTTTTCCACCGGTGGAGCAACTGCCAAGGATATTGCCTTGATGCGTAAGACCGTTGGTCCCGAGTTGGGCGTCAAAGCCTCTGGAGGTGTACGTACATACGAGGATGCCATTGCAATGATTGAAGCAGGGGCCACAAGAATCGGGGCCTCAAGCGGCATTGCAATTGTAGAGGGGTCGCATGGCGCGAATTGA
- a CDS encoding sugar phosphate isomerase/epimerase family protein → MKQLGIRAHDLGTFDTISDLASEISLYGDSIPIQLALKKVLKNAPDAEDYSEQFIISVRDALKAKGAYVGVFGSYINPVHPDKAARDAELRRFENHLKYANLLGCPLVGTETGSFRADNSYHRETASTKVLDIFYRSIERLLEAAVKYDAIVGIEAVSKQHTISTIPRMAALMDKFDSPHLRVIYDPANLVPWIGISEADGSVMGTPSFAAQKDFFCSALDAFGDKIAAIHVKDYKLNDQGIKVGDLTVGEGVLDWKFLFGELRRRNIEVPALLEDLTVSTLKETLALLSTY, encoded by the coding sequence ATGAAACAGTTAGGAATCAGAGCTCACGATCTTGGTACATTCGATACCATCAGCGACCTTGCAAGCGAGATTTCCCTCTATGGGGACTCAATCCCCATTCAGCTCGCATTGAAAAAAGTTCTCAAGAATGCTCCTGATGCAGAAGACTACAGTGAGCAGTTCATCATCTCCGTTCGCGATGCACTCAAGGCCAAGGGTGCATACGTAGGAGTTTTTGGAAGCTACATCAATCCCGTACACCCTGACAAGGCAGCGAGGGATGCAGAGCTGCGAAGATTTGAAAACCACCTAAAATATGCCAACCTCCTTGGATGCCCTTTGGTAGGGACCGAAACCGGCTCTTTCCGCGCTGACAACTCCTACCACAGAGAAACGGCAAGCACCAAGGTACTCGACATCTTCTACCGTAGCATAGAAAGGCTCCTTGAAGCTGCCGTTAAGTATGATGCAATCGTTGGCATCGAAGCGGTAAGCAAACAGCATACCATCAGCACCATACCCAGAATGGCAGCCTTGATGGATAAGTTCGACAGTCCCCACCTCAGAGTCATCTATGACCCGGCTAATCTCGTCCCATGGATCGGGATAAGCGAGGCAGATGGCAGTGTTATGGGCACTCCCTCTTTTGCCGCCCAGAAAGACTTCTTCTGCTCTGCCCTCGATGCATTCGGGGACAAGATTGCAGCAATCCACGTCAAGGACTACAAACTCAACGATCAAGGTATAAAGGTCGGGGATCTGACGGTAGGAGAGGGAGTTCTAGACTGGAAATTCCTATTTGGGGAACTAAGAAGGCGAAATATTGAAGTCCCTGCCCTGCTCGAAGATCTTACGGTCTCTACCTTGAAGGAAACACTTGCATTGCTCTCTACATACTGA
- a CDS encoding glycoside hydrolase family 28 protein, translating into MNKEYTLADFGAIGDGQFDNSEVFKRAFESLQKGGLLRIEAGEYLSGPIHITATNLVVEFETGATIRFIADENRYRPFYSRWEGVNCYCMHPCLLINESDGLIFRGKGIIDGSGPWWWATAQQKRNTQKGPVSAIETELAKLNPGYERQSGGGGGRQSQFLRPPLLQIRESNNVKIEGLTIQNSPFWTIHPLYSTNIILKDLSVINPPDAPNTDGIDVDSCSFVTIKNCLIDVGDDGIALKSGSGKDGVAVNRKTSDILVEGCTVRHAHGGAVIGSETAAGIHDVVVRSCFFDGTDRGIRIKTRRGRGGHISDLHFQDIKMKDNLCPITMNMYYRCGSQDQEDFSLEKKPILPTTPHIEHVTIERCVSSGNRSSAAFIVGLPESPIRDLVITQCSLEVAKDNLSPIDESEMYEGLPETNGRGIRLRNVSLTVQDVVVRGVDEQYVIEKDVILSRE; encoded by the coding sequence ATGAACAAGGAATATACGCTGGCAGATTTCGGTGCCATCGGAGACGGGCAGTTTGACAACAGCGAAGTCTTCAAGCGAGCGTTTGAAAGCTTGCAAAAGGGGGGTCTCTTGCGTATCGAGGCAGGAGAGTACCTGAGCGGCCCAATACACATCACTGCAACAAATCTTGTGGTGGAATTTGAAACAGGTGCAACCATACGCTTTATTGCCGACGAAAACCGCTACCGACCTTTCTATTCACGATGGGAAGGGGTTAACTGTTACTGTATGCATCCTTGTTTGCTGATCAATGAATCAGATGGTCTCATATTTCGTGGGAAGGGCATCATAGACGGAAGTGGTCCCTGGTGGTGGGCAACCGCTCAACAGAAGCGAAATACACAGAAAGGGCCTGTCTCAGCCATCGAGACTGAACTGGCCAAGTTGAACCCTGGTTATGAGAGACAGAGTGGTGGGGGAGGAGGCCGTCAGAGTCAGTTCCTTCGTCCTCCCTTGTTGCAGATCAGGGAGAGCAATAATGTGAAGATTGAGGGACTGACCATACAGAACAGTCCCTTCTGGACCATTCATCCCCTCTACAGTACAAACATCATTCTCAAGGATCTTTCTGTCATAAACCCACCGGATGCACCCAACACCGATGGGATTGATGTTGACTCTTGCTCATTTGTGACGATCAAGAATTGCTTGATCGATGTTGGAGATGATGGGATTGCCCTGAAGAGTGGAAGCGGGAAGGATGGGGTTGCCGTGAACCGGAAAACAAGCGATATCCTTGTCGAGGGATGTACCGTAAGACACGCTCATGGGGGAGCCGTTATCGGTAGTGAGACCGCTGCAGGCATCCATGATGTGGTGGTACGTTCCTGTTTTTTTGATGGTACAGATAGAGGTATCAGGATCAAGACCCGAAGAGGCCGGGGTGGGCATATTTCTGACCTGCATTTCCAGGATATCAAAATGAAAGATAATCTATGTCCGATCACTATGAATATGTACTATCGCTGTGGTAGTCAGGATCAGGAGGATTTCTCCTTGGAAAAGAAACCAATCCTACCGACCACTCCCCATATTGAGCACGTCACCATCGAACGATGCGTAAGCAGTGGGAACAGATCTAGTGCAGCGTTCATTGTCGGTCTTCCAGAGTCTCCCATTCGTGATCTGGTGATCACACAGTGTAGCCTGGAAGTTGCCAAGGACAATCTCTCTCCCATAGATGAGAGTGAGATGTATGAAGGATTACCAGAGACCAATGGGAGGGGTATCAGATTGCGCAATGTATCTCTGACTGTACAGGATGTTGTCGTGCGAGGCGTTGATGAGCAGTATGTCATTGAAAAGGATGTTATCCTCTCGAGAGAATAG
- a CDS encoding ABC transporter ATP-binding protein, whose protein sequence is MEKKSVSVTLEHVTKKFKDVKGKSDVIAVNDSHFVIEPGELVTLLGPSGCGKTTTLRMIAGFELPTEGKIYIGNEEVTMLPPNKRDTATMFQSYGLFPHMTVFDNVAYGLKLRKIPHEEITNRVNETLALVGLADYGDRAPSKLSGGQQQRVALARSLIVTPSVLLLDEPLSNLDALLREQMRVEIRKIQKELGITAVYVTHDRVEAMSLSDRVVVMKDGYIRQIGSPIDIYENPDSRFVAGFVGKAAFFPVKVMKQEANLWTCQLGEKEVTVERAATDVEVGTEAVLMARPESLRVVEKGKGKIEGKVRMNVYLGNSMEAFINTSFGEVLVQIDDPHAKKVFGEGEEVSIDFTPDRVRLLNKNEA, encoded by the coding sequence ATGGAAAAGAAAAGCGTATCGGTAACCCTTGAGCATGTAACCAAGAAATTCAAGGATGTAAAAGGAAAGTCTGATGTCATTGCTGTCAATGATTCTCACTTCGTCATTGAACCTGGCGAGTTGGTAACCCTGCTTGGTCCTTCTGGTTGTGGAAAGACCACCACGCTCAGAATGATTGCAGGGTTCGAGCTTCCCACTGAGGGCAAGATCTATATTGGAAACGAGGAAGTAACCATGCTCCCTCCGAACAAACGTGACACTGCCACCATGTTCCAGAGCTATGGCCTCTTCCCTCATATGACAGTCTTTGACAACGTGGCCTATGGATTGAAACTCCGCAAGATTCCCCATGAGGAAATCACCAATCGGGTGAATGAGACCTTGGCCTTGGTTGGCCTTGCAGACTATGGGGACCGTGCACCTTCCAAGCTTTCGGGAGGTCAGCAACAACGAGTTGCGCTCGCACGTAGCCTTATTGTCACCCCATCAGTGTTGTTGCTTGATGAACCGCTCTCCAACTTGGATGCACTGCTTCGAGAGCAGATGCGTGTAGAAATCCGCAAGATCCAAAAGGAATTGGGTATAACCGCTGTCTATGTTACCCACGACCGGGTGGAGGCAATGAGCCTCTCAGACCGTGTAGTAGTCATGAAGGACGGATATATCCGCCAGATCGGCTCCCCTATCGATATCTATGAAAATCCTGATTCCCGCTTTGTCGCTGGTTTTGTCGGTAAGGCTGCCTTCTTCCCTGTTAAGGTAATGAAGCAGGAAGCAAACCTTTGGACCTGCCAGCTTGGAGAGAAGGAGGTTACAGTAGAGCGTGCTGCAACCGATGTAGAGGTCGGAACTGAGGCGGTACTTATGGCTCGTCCTGAATCACTCCGTGTTGTGGAGAAGGGAAAGGGAAAGATTGAAGGCAAGGTCAGGATGAATGTCTATCTCGGAAACAGTATGGAAGCATTCATCAACACCTCCTTCGGAGAAGTCTTGGTGCAGATTGACGACCCACATGCAAAGAAGGTGTTTGGGGAAGGAGAAGAGGTTTCAATTGACTTCACTCCCGATCGTGTGAGGTTGCTCAATAAGAATGAAGCGTAA